One window of Atribacter laminatus genomic DNA carries:
- a CDS encoding ABC transporter permease, with amino-acid sequence MIKTEKKGLLAIEGFPVMLVFVVIILAFMKTAPNAFLRPTIYMSFLTYNAPTLVLAAGLTLIITAGEIDLSFPSVIAFCGMVFAYLFHITGMIFIPFLAALAAGAFIGYMNGLILTKVGIPSIMTTLGTNFFWTGLTILISGGVSLNVNPIKGSLLHALLVGRIGDLFPAQAIWSIGLTIFVWYLLNRHTFGESIMFIGDNVNVARVMGVNVDSTKIKVFTLMGLMGGFAACLLTFEMTNFWTNQGSGFLLPVMAAVFIGGTSITGGEGRVIGTLFGMFIVGSLETGVTASGVGGFWTRLTTGLIMLGSIALNIVLDRTNGKRLCFFDNLKNSVFTKGLKKE; translated from the coding sequence ATGATTAAAACTGAGAAAAAGGGTTTATTAGCCATAGAAGGTTTTCCAGTCATGCTGGTTTTTGTGGTTATAATTTTAGCTTTTATGAAGACCGCACCTAATGCTTTTCTAAGGCCAACCATATATATGTCTTTTTTAACCTATAATGCTCCTACTCTAGTTTTAGCTGCCGGATTGACTCTGATTATCACTGCTGGTGAAATTGATCTTTCTTTTCCATCGGTTATTGCTTTTTGTGGAATGGTGTTTGCCTATCTTTTTCACATCACCGGAATGATTTTTATTCCTTTTTTAGCAGCTTTAGCAGCCGGAGCCTTTATTGGTTATATGAATGGTTTGATCCTTACCAAGGTTGGGATTCCTTCAATAATGACAACTTTGGGGACCAACTTCTTTTGGACGGGTTTAACCATTTTAATTTCAGGAGGAGTTTCTCTCAACGTCAATCCAATAAAAGGTTCTCTTCTTCATGCCTTGTTGGTTGGTAGAATTGGGGATCTATTTCCTGCTCAAGCCATTTGGTCCATTGGTTTGACAATTTTTGTTTGGTATTTATTGAATCGTCATACTTTTGGGGAAAGTATTATGTTTATTGGAGACAACGTCAATGTCGCTCGGGTCATGGGAGTCAATGTTGATTCAACCAAAATTAAGGTTTTTACTTTAATGGGTTTAATGGGTGGTTTTGCAGCCTGCTTGCTCACATTTGAAATGACTAATTTTTGGACGAATCAAGGAAGTGGTTTCTTGCTCCCAGTCATGGCAGCTGTTTTTATTGGAGGAACATCAATTACTGGTGGAGAAGGCCGGGTAATCGGCACCTTGTTTGGTATGTTTATTGTAGGTTCTCTTGAGACTGGGGTTACAGCTTCTGGTGTAGGTGGATTCTGGACTCGTTTGACCACCGGACTCATTATGCTTGGTTCTATTGCCTTGAATATTGTACTTGATCGGACCAACGGAAAGCGACTTTGTTTTTTTGATAATTTAAAGAATTCAGTTTTTACTAAAGGATTAAAGAAAGAATAA
- a CDS encoding polysaccharide deacetylase family protein yields MNDDQVYGYNCVRLLSSNYRIGKKVALTFDDVPNMYTQKILKILRNYRIKATFFMVGYQVNNNPDLAREIVNHGHEIGNHSYTHRWSGGKSVDELLEDIDKAEKCIVETTGQIPLYLRPPGGLIDENIKKACGMSGYGIVLWTVDSRDWFHTDNRQAILDNVLNNAKSGSIILLHSLSKTVDVLPEIIETLHKRGYQIEPVSNLMSQ; encoded by the coding sequence TTGAATGATGATCAGGTCTATGGATATAATTGTGTTCGTCTGTTGTCCAGTAATTATCGAATTGGTAAAAAAGTTGCCTTGACTTTTGATGATGTTCCAAATATGTACACCCAAAAAATATTGAAAATATTACGCAACTACCGGATCAAGGCAACTTTTTTTATGGTTGGGTACCAGGTAAATAATAATCCTGACTTAGCCAGAGAAATCGTTAATCATGGTCATGAAATAGGAAACCATTCCTATACTCATCGCTGGAGTGGCGGGAAATCCGTCGATGAGTTACTTGAAGATATCGATAAAGCCGAAAAGTGCATCGTTGAAACAACTGGCCAGATACCATTATACCTTAGACCACCGGGAGGCTTAATTGATGAAAACATTAAAAAAGCTTGTGGAATGAGTGGGTATGGTATCGTACTTTGGACAGTAGATTCAAGAGATTGGTTTCATACTGACAATCGACAAGCAATATTGGACAATGTTTTGAATAATGCAAAATCTGGTTCTATAATTCTCCTTCATAGTCTTTCTAAAACTGTTGATGTTTTGCCAGAAATTATTGAAACCTTGCATAAACGAGGGTATCAAATAGAACCGGTTTCGAACTTAATGAGTCAATAA
- a CDS encoding homocysteine biosynthesis protein: MAVALRSYQEINEKIKKGKAVVVTAEEVIELVDKKGIEKTAREIDVVTTGTFGAMCSSGAMINTGHTKPRMKINEAYLNGVMAYGGLAAVDLYIGATQVAKDDPLNKIYPGEFKYGGGHVIQDLVAGKDILLEAYGYGTDEYPRKKLITWINIKDLNQAYLFNPRNAYQNYNVAVNCSDKIIYTYLGVLLPHLGNAGFSSAGQLSPLLNDPHYRTIGVGTKIFLGGGVGYVAWQGTQHDPGVERNDKGIPKGGAGTLAVIGDMKGMDPNWLWGLSVRGYGCSLAVGLGVPIPILDEETLQFCAVRDQDIEAPIIDYSNAYPNGTGEVLGYVNYAELRSGKIHHAGKEIPTSPISSYSRAREICSFLKKWIQDGDFILTQPTLALPNTESDVHFRNLTERPFTNNANGIRR, translated from the coding sequence ATGGCTGTTGCTTTGAGGTCTTATCAAGAAATAAACGAAAAGATTAAAAAAGGAAAAGCAGTTGTTGTCACTGCTGAAGAGGTTATTGAATTAGTTGATAAAAAAGGAATCGAGAAAACCGCTCGAGAAATTGATGTTGTAACCACTGGGACCTTTGGCGCGATGTGTTCTTCAGGTGCTATGATTAACACCGGTCATACCAAACCAAGGATGAAGATCAACGAAGCTTACTTAAATGGAGTAATGGCTTATGGAGGCTTAGCAGCTGTTGACCTTTATATCGGAGCAACACAGGTTGCCAAAGATGATCCATTGAATAAAATCTATCCCGGAGAATTCAAGTATGGGGGAGGTCATGTCATTCAAGATTTAGTTGCCGGTAAAGATATATTATTAGAAGCATACGGTTATGGAACCGATGAATATCCTCGTAAAAAATTAATAACCTGGATTAATATTAAAGATTTAAATCAAGCCTATCTCTTTAATCCCCGTAATGCATATCAAAATTACAATGTTGCCGTGAATTGCTCCGACAAAATAATCTACACTTATCTTGGAGTACTTCTTCCCCATTTGGGGAATGCTGGCTTTTCATCTGCTGGTCAGTTAAGTCCATTGTTGAATGATCCTCATTATCGAACTATTGGTGTCGGGACCAAGATATTTTTAGGTGGTGGCGTTGGTTATGTTGCTTGGCAGGGGACTCAACATGACCCTGGAGTGGAAAGAAACGATAAGGGAATACCAAAAGGGGGTGCGGGCACCTTGGCAGTAATTGGAGACATGAAAGGCATGGACCCTAATTGGCTTTGGGGGTTAAGTGTCAGAGGTTATGGATGTTCTCTTGCTGTTGGATTGGGAGTTCCCATCCCCATACTTGATGAAGAAACTCTCCAGTTTTGCGCAGTTCGAGATCAAGACATTGAAGCGCCGATCATTGATTATAGTAATGCTTATCCGAATGGAACTGGCGAAGTTTTGGGATATGTAAATTATGCGGAATTAAGAAGTGGTAAAATACATCACGCAGGGAAGGAAATACCAACCTCACCAATTTCCAGTTACTCTCGTGCTCGTGAAATCTGTTCATTTTTGAAAAAATGGATTCAAGATGGAGATTTCATTTTAACCCAACCAACACTTGCTCTTCCTAATACAGAATCAGATGTTCATTTTAGAAATCTTACCGAAAGACCTTTTACTAATAATGCCAATGGGATTAGGAGGTAA
- a CDS encoding Lon protease family protein, with amino-acid sequence MNTNFELQPEQLRWHCEPESLGFEYTSELCSYNEFIGQERAIRSIEFGLDLERPGYNLFLTGFTGTGRVGAIKYCIAKKIKDQQTEGILPQIFDWCYIFNFDSPDRPRVLKISAGEGKKLSTRLENLLKSIKEILPKAFAGEEYKNQKQILIDEEQRKNRQIVQELERMALQENFAFRMTSMGPILVPLADGKPMTQEQYIALSETEKETIEERRRSLLNEINNYFEKIHELEIELKNKISELDNRIADFSITPLFKECIQPYEDQPDIVQFLDFLKKYTLSYLQSFRDSQETSTVPQLLPFQKLQDPFLPFKINILVDNSDRGEPPVIFESHPNWTNLFGRIERKAMMGTYYSDHTMLKPGSLHLANSGYLIMYFRDLIMNPGVWEGLKRALKNHEIKIEDPWEQFGLVAPQGLTPEPLPFSVKVILVGDDMVYRLLTLFDEDFKDLFKVKADFDFQLEKNNDVIHSFACYVKKVCENENLLPFENSGVARLLEDATRRVSHKDKLVSQFGYIKDIVVESDHWARQEHSEKVTGDHVERALKERKNRHNQIEDKIQELIDQEIVLIDIQNEIIGQINGLSVYELGDYSFGKPSRITVKTYLGRQGIINIERESRMSGKIYDKGILIISGYLGHTFAQDKPLSISASICFEQSYEGVEGDSASLAETCAILSSLGEIPIRQNIAVTGSINQKGEVQAIGGVNQKIEGFFQLCKNRGLTSKQGVIIPASNIQNLMLDDEIVQAVRDGLFHIYAVKSVDEALEILTGMKSGKLLDDGTYESGTIKARVDEKIRVANEILKKISEIKENGIKDISNKTDQ; translated from the coding sequence ATGAATACAAATTTTGAGCTACAACCCGAACAGCTCCGATGGCACTGTGAGCCAGAAAGCCTTGGTTTTGAATATACCTCAGAACTATGTTCTTATAATGAGTTTATTGGACAGGAAAGAGCGATCCGGTCGATTGAATTTGGTCTGGATTTAGAGAGACCTGGATATAATTTATTTTTAACAGGTTTTACAGGGACAGGAAGAGTTGGAGCTATCAAATATTGTATTGCGAAAAAAATCAAAGACCAGCAAACCGAGGGCATCCTCCCCCAGATTTTTGATTGGTGTTATATATTTAACTTTGATAGCCCAGATCGACCTCGAGTGTTAAAAATTTCTGCCGGAGAAGGTAAAAAACTATCAACCCGCTTAGAAAATCTTTTAAAGAGTATTAAAGAAATCCTTCCCAAGGCTTTTGCCGGTGAAGAATACAAAAATCAGAAGCAAATTTTAATTGATGAGGAGCAAAGAAAAAATCGACAAATCGTTCAGGAATTGGAACGGATGGCTCTCCAGGAAAATTTTGCTTTTCGAATGACTTCCATGGGACCAATCTTGGTTCCTTTGGCTGATGGAAAACCGATGACGCAAGAGCAATATATTGCTTTATCTGAAACTGAAAAAGAAACCATAGAAGAAAGACGGCGATCGCTATTAAATGAAATTAATAATTATTTCGAGAAAATACATGAGTTAGAAATTGAGCTTAAAAATAAAATTTCCGAACTAGATAATCGTATTGCTGACTTCTCCATAACTCCCCTTTTTAAAGAATGTATCCAACCTTATGAAGACCAACCGGATATTGTACAATTTCTTGATTTTTTAAAGAAGTATACCCTGTCTTATCTTCAGTCTTTTCGGGATTCTCAAGAAACATCTACGGTTCCACAACTTCTCCCCTTTCAAAAATTACAGGATCCTTTTTTACCTTTTAAAATCAATATTTTGGTTGATAATTCCGACCGAGGTGAGCCTCCCGTCATTTTTGAGTCCCACCCTAACTGGACAAACTTGTTTGGCCGAATTGAACGAAAGGCAATGATGGGAACTTATTATAGCGACCATACTATGCTTAAGCCGGGATCTCTTCATTTGGCAAACAGTGGGTATCTCATCATGTATTTCCGCGATCTGATTATGAACCCTGGTGTATGGGAAGGCTTGAAAAGAGCATTAAAAAACCATGAGATTAAAATCGAGGATCCTTGGGAGCAATTTGGATTGGTTGCACCGCAAGGGCTAACTCCTGAACCTCTTCCATTTAGTGTAAAAGTAATTTTGGTTGGAGATGATATGGTTTACCGATTGCTTACCCTATTTGACGAAGACTTTAAAGATTTGTTTAAAGTGAAAGCCGATTTTGACTTTCAATTAGAAAAAAATAATGATGTTATTCACTCTTTTGCTTGTTATGTAAAAAAAGTCTGTGAGAATGAAAATCTCCTTCCTTTTGAAAATTCGGGAGTTGCCCGTCTTTTAGAAGATGCCACTCGAAGAGTTTCTCATAAAGATAAGTTAGTATCCCAGTTTGGTTATATTAAAGATATTGTAGTTGAATCTGATCATTGGGCAAGACAAGAACATTCCGAAAAAGTAACAGGAGACCATGTAGAACGAGCCTTAAAGGAGAGAAAAAACCGCCATAATCAAATCGAGGATAAAATTCAAGAATTGATCGATCAGGAGATAGTATTGATCGATATTCAAAATGAAATTATTGGCCAGATTAACGGACTATCAGTTTATGAGTTAGGCGATTATAGTTTTGGAAAACCTTCCAGAATAACCGTTAAAACCTATTTAGGCCGACAAGGTATTATAAACATTGAACGAGAATCACGAATGAGTGGAAAAATATATGATAAAGGAATACTAATCATAAGTGGGTATTTAGGTCATACTTTTGCTCAAGATAAGCCACTTTCAATATCAGCCAGTATCTGTTTTGAACAGTCCTATGAAGGGGTTGAAGGAGACAGTGCTTCTTTGGCAGAAACTTGTGCTATCCTTTCAAGTCTCGGTGAAATTCCAATTCGACAAAATATTGCGGTAACAGGATCTATTAATCAAAAAGGTGAAGTTCAAGCTATTGGGGGAGTGAACCAAAAAATTGAAGGATTTTTTCAATTATGCAAAAACCGAGGGTTGACTTCGAAGCAGGGAGTGATTATTCCTGCCAGTAATATTCAAAACCTAATGTTAGACGATGAAATTGTTCAAGCAGTTCGGGATGGTCTATTCCATATTTATGCGGTGAAAAGTGTTGATGAAGCTTTAGAAATTCTTACCGGAATGAAATCGGGAAAACTTCTTGATGATGGAACCTATGAATCTGGGACAATTAAAGCTCGAGTTGATGAAAAAATTAGGGTTGCCAATGAAATATTGAAAAAGATTTCTGAAATAAAAGAGAACGGGATAAAAGATATATCGAATAAAACTGATCAATAA
- a CDS encoding NIL domain-containing protein, with product MVSTKKVVLHFPREAAERPVVCDLALRFGLTFNILRASISPHHEGLMVLEIIGENTKNEEGLKYLQEKGVEIQPLSQDIKKNDQRCIDCGSCLGVCPTSALYMDKTSYRVIFEESKCIACELCVLACPTRAMEALF from the coding sequence ATGGTATCGACTAAGAAGGTGGTTTTACATTTTCCCCGAGAAGCGGCCGAGAGACCGGTGGTATGTGATTTGGCACTTCGGTTTGGATTAACTTTTAACATTCTTCGTGCCTCTATTTCTCCGCATCATGAAGGACTTATGGTTTTGGAGATCATCGGTGAAAATACTAAAAATGAGGAAGGTCTCAAGTATCTTCAGGAGAAAGGAGTAGAAATTCAACCTTTAAGCCAGGATATTAAGAAAAACGATCAACGTTGCATCGACTGTGGTTCTTGCTTGGGAGTTTGCCCAACTTCTGCTCTTTATATGGACAAGACATCTTATCGGGTAATATTTGAAGAATCGAAATGCATTGCTTGTGAGCTTTGCGTTTTGGCTTGTCCTACCCGTGCGATGGAGGCTTTATTTTAA
- a CDS encoding ATP-binding cassette domain-containing protein has translation MGNKNFQYILEMKNVGMSFGNVEALRNINFSVGKNEVVGLLGDNGAGKSTMVKIMTGVLHPTCGELHIRGKKVTSRDYNVKKAHSYGIETVYQDKSLGEKQALWRNFFIGRQITNRFGFINIKKEKEIANNIIMDMIGFRGVGIGVDSKVSKLSGGERQGIAIGRAMHFDADLIILDEPTVSLSVKEVKKVLQFVEKIRVSGRACVYISHNIGHVYDISDRFVIIDRGMVVANFSKEEMSLEKLDEFLLRFASKKRGDE, from the coding sequence ATGGGGAATAAGAATTTCCAATACATTCTTGAAATGAAAAATGTCGGAATGAGTTTTGGGAATGTCGAAGCATTGAGAAATATTAATTTTTCGGTTGGGAAAAATGAAGTAGTCGGTTTACTTGGTGATAATGGTGCTGGAAAATCGACTATGGTTAAAATTATGACAGGAGTTCTCCATCCCACCTGTGGAGAGCTCCATATCCGTGGAAAGAAAGTTACTTCCCGAGACTACAATGTAAAAAAAGCCCACAGTTATGGTATAGAAACTGTATATCAAGATAAATCGTTAGGAGAAAAACAAGCCTTATGGAGGAATTTTTTTATTGGACGGCAAATAACGAATAGATTTGGCTTCATCAACATTAAAAAGGAAAAAGAAATTGCCAACAACATCATTATGGATATGATTGGATTCCGAGGTGTTGGTATTGGTGTTGATTCCAAAGTGAGCAAGCTTTCAGGTGGGGAACGACAAGGAATTGCCATTGGGCGGGCAATGCATTTTGATGCCGATTTAATCATTCTTGATGAGCCAACGGTTTCTTTGTCGGTTAAAGAAGTCAAAAAAGTTCTTCAATTTGTTGAGAAAATTCGAGTCTCTGGTCGAGCTTGTGTTTATATATCCCACAACATCGGACATGTTTACGATATCTCCGACCGTTTTGTAATTATTGATCGGGGAATGGTGGTAGCTAACTTCTCCAAAGAAGAGATGTCTTTAGAAAAATTAGATGAATTTCTATTACGATTCGCATCTAAAAAGAGGGGAGACGAATAG
- a CDS encoding substrate-binding domain-containing protein, whose amino-acid sequence MKKISFILIVALIFLTFTLPLYAQDKLLGEGMVIYCQMGGAEGAVATIQRTLGAREAAKALGVKLIEQYSQWQPEKMVQQFKEAIAAQPDGIVIMGHPGSAAMWDLAREADSKGIIVTVNNTPLPDIQEEFLAKGFGYSGVDLFAGGYLTGQAMVKAGLKPGDKAIVYGLFSQPFRGQSEEGMAVALEDAGIIVDRQEISPEADADASTAIPILTGYFQANPDCKAIGTQHGAITGILVNLLRDNLKKQPGEIISAGIDLSPATIEGLKTGYISAVLDQQLYLQGFIPIVQVVLTKKYKITGFNINTGAGTVTPETIGELEELINAGYR is encoded by the coding sequence ATGAAAAAAATTTCATTTATTCTCATCGTTGCATTGATATTCTTAACTTTTACTCTACCACTCTATGCCCAAGATAAACTTTTAGGGGAAGGAATGGTTATTTACTGCCAAATGGGAGGAGCTGAAGGTGCTGTTGCCACTATACAGAGAACTTTAGGAGCGCGTGAAGCTGCTAAAGCTTTGGGTGTCAAATTAATCGAACAGTATTCTCAGTGGCAACCAGAAAAAATGGTTCAACAATTTAAGGAAGCCATTGCTGCTCAACCCGATGGGATTGTTATTATGGGACATCCAGGTTCGGCGGCAATGTGGGATTTGGCAAGAGAAGCTGATAGTAAAGGAATTATTGTTACCGTGAACAATACCCCGCTTCCTGATATCCAGGAAGAGTTTTTAGCAAAAGGGTTTGGATATTCTGGTGTTGATTTGTTTGCGGGTGGATATTTAACTGGTCAAGCGATGGTAAAAGCTGGCTTAAAACCAGGAGATAAAGCCATTGTATATGGTCTTTTCTCACAGCCATTCCGTGGACAAAGCGAAGAAGGAATGGCAGTAGCCCTTGAAGATGCCGGAATCATTGTTGATCGCCAAGAAATTTCTCCTGAAGCTGATGCTGATGCCTCGACAGCCATACCAATATTAACCGGATATTTTCAAGCCAATCCGGATTGCAAGGCAATTGGGACCCAACATGGGGCAATCACTGGAATTTTGGTTAATCTGCTGAGGGATAATTTGAAAAAACAACCAGGTGAAATTATTTCTGCCGGTATCGATTTATCACCAGCTACCATTGAAGGACTTAAAACTGGATACATTAGTGCGGTTCTGGATCAACAACTCTATTTGCAAGGGTTTATCCCCATTGTTCAAGTCGTTTTGACTAAAAAGTATAAAATCACCGGTTTTAATATTAACACCGGAGCTGGAACTGTAACTCCGGAAACTATCGGTGAATTGGAAGAGCTTATTAACGCTGGATATCGTTGA
- a CDS encoding UPF0280 family protein produces the protein MTEYVERFYRKTIKPSDLISFAVKINESDLMIYAQCDLSQLSYSLLDKERRNLEAYIRYNSQFRKSLIPILIDDFAPPICKNMADAAKRAGVGPMAAVAGAVNDRLANGLLSKTTELIIENGGDLLIHSLRERVIAIYAGENSPFNSQIGLLISPGKTFGVATSSGKIGHSLSFGEADAVTIVAHSSAVADAWATSVGNLIHSKKDIEKVLKHCENIQEIVGVVIIFQDVLGIRGDLQLVHL, from the coding sequence ATGACCGAATATGTGGAGCGGTTTTATCGTAAGACCATAAAACCCTCTGATTTAATATCTTTTGCAGTAAAGATAAACGAAAGCGATCTCATGATCTATGCTCAATGCGATTTAAGTCAACTCTCTTATTCTCTTTTAGATAAAGAGCGAAGGAACTTAGAGGCTTATATTCGCTATAATTCACAGTTTCGAAAGTCTTTAATTCCGATATTAATCGATGATTTTGCTCCTCCTATATGTAAAAATATGGCAGATGCCGCAAAAAGGGCAGGAGTTGGACCGATGGCTGCGGTGGCTGGAGCGGTGAATGATCGACTGGCAAACGGACTCTTATCAAAAACGACAGAATTGATTATCGAAAACGGAGGAGATCTGTTAATCCATTCTTTAAGAGAACGAGTCATCGCTATTTATGCTGGAGAAAATTCTCCCTTCAATTCCCAAATCGGTTTATTGATTTCACCGGGGAAAACTTTCGGAGTGGCAACATCTTCTGGGAAAATTGGCCATTCTTTAAGTTTTGGAGAAGCTGATGCAGTTACTATTGTTGCTCATTCATCAGCAGTAGCAGATGCTTGGGCGACAAGTGTTGGTAACTTAATTCATTCAAAAAAAGATATTGAGAAAGTATTAAAACATTGTGAAAATATTCAAGAAATCGTTGGAGTTGTTATTATTTTTCAGGATGTTTTAGGTATTCGGGGTGATCTACAGCTAGTACATCTTTAA
- the trxA gene encoding thioredoxin, with product MADSIIDLNKTNFDVEVLQSTTPVVVDFWASWCMPCRMMAPVMEEIAQDMKDKIKVGKLNTDDSGEIAARYGISAIPTLIVFNGGKEVDRIVGYVAKKAIENKINNIL from the coding sequence ATGGCAGATTCGATTATCGATCTGAACAAAACAAATTTTGATGTTGAGGTTCTTCAATCAACTACACCAGTGGTTGTTGACTTCTGGGCAAGTTGGTGTATGCCTTGTCGAATGATGGCTCCGGTTATGGAGGAAATTGCCCAAGACATGAAAGACAAGATAAAAGTTGGAAAATTAAATACCGATGATAGTGGCGAAATAGCTGCTCGTTATGGGATTAGTGCTATTCCGACCCTTATTGTATTTAATGGAGGAAAAGAAGTCGACCGGATTGTCGGTTATGTTGCCAAGAAAGCCATTGAAAACAAAATTAATAATATTTTATAA